A region of Microscilla marina ATCC 23134 DNA encodes the following proteins:
- a CDS encoding TonB-dependent receptor — protein MKHIFNKITGVLFLSFTLVSFASFAQTTVSGTVKDENGEGLVGINVIVKGTVTGAATNLDGKFTFTTNTAPPFKVQVSGVGYETQIIDVSNSSQNLDITLKEEISVTMQVVVTASRVEESILQSPVSIEKMDILDIKNTPADNFYDGLANMKGVDLVPSGMLIKMVNARGFGGPYQTRFVQRFDGMDMQTPSLSIPFGNIAGIHDIDVESVEIQPGAASALYGPNAFNGVMNMTSKNPFFYEGLTVQMKQGFNNVNTTTVDEEATPYSEIALRYGKKLSDKFAVKVNFSYLRARDWAANDQRLLSLNNDRLFAVSSSNETPINGNAINTYGDEAAIGQVGGVNIHRTGYKESELTDYNVQNIRADATLYYRITDKIEASYMVKYADGNGVLSGGNRYSYRPQFVINKLELKGSNFFLRAYNMDQRMGSGSYDLSTAATSLQNQSKDNTTWLTDYTTAYNSNGGNHALARAAADKGRLTMSSPEFETIRNKIPAEGGGAFIEEGRITHVEGQYDFTSLFNDVVGVTVGASYRRFQVESNGTIFDDRGDKGPVSYYDIGGYIQVTKSFLDEKLKVVASGRYDKSEFFDGLITPRASLVFSPTKQHNFRASYQTGFKNPIFQEQSIFFPIVPGALVLAGGRQGFQDAAHTGTRFDINTFSATGEPITVPFVQPEEVTSIEFGYKGMLTPALFVDASYNRNTYTNFIGLDLSRGVLASDGVIYAFYENLPGTFSTQGATFGTNYTFGKGFTASANYTWTTLVDELPVGFAPSFNTPEHKVNLSFGNRKLTDKLGFNLAWRWQSEFDFLFNLSGQTITGKIGTFNTFDAQLTYKVRQGFTAKIGGSNIFNQYYTQALGAAAIGGMYYITFTFDQFGR, from the coding sequence ATGAAGCACATATTCAATAAAATTACAGGTGTGCTATTTTTATCTTTCACACTTGTAAGTTTTGCCAGTTTTGCCCAGACCACTGTATCAGGTACAGTCAAAGATGAAAACGGTGAAGGACTCGTTGGTATCAATGTCATCGTAAAAGGTACTGTAACTGGTGCTGCTACCAACTTAGACGGAAAGTTTACCTTTACTACCAATACTGCTCCACCGTTCAAGGTTCAAGTTTCTGGGGTAGGCTACGAAACTCAGATAATAGACGTCTCTAACAGTAGCCAAAACCTAGATATAACCCTTAAAGAAGAAATATCTGTTACTATGCAGGTAGTGGTGACGGCCTCAAGGGTAGAAGAAAGCATTTTACAATCGCCAGTATCTATTGAAAAAATGGATATTCTGGATATAAAAAATACTCCCGCTGACAATTTCTATGATGGATTGGCAAATATGAAAGGGGTAGATTTGGTGCCTAGTGGAATGTTGATCAAAATGGTTAACGCCCGCGGTTTTGGTGGTCCTTACCAAACCCGTTTTGTACAGCGTTTTGATGGAATGGACATGCAAACACCTTCTTTGAGTATTCCTTTTGGAAACATCGCGGGCATTCACGACATAGACGTAGAGAGTGTTGAGATTCAGCCTGGAGCGGCATCTGCTCTGTATGGACCCAATGCTTTTAATGGAGTAATGAACATGACCAGTAAAAACCCTTTCTTTTACGAAGGGCTTACTGTACAGATGAAGCAAGGCTTTAATAATGTAAATACGACAACGGTAGACGAAGAAGCCACTCCTTATTCTGAAATTGCGTTGCGTTATGGCAAGAAACTATCAGATAAATTCGCGGTCAAGGTAAACTTTTCTTATCTAAGGGCTAGAGACTGGGCAGCCAACGACCAACGTTTACTATCACTAAACAATGACAGGTTGTTTGCGGTAAGCAGTAGTAACGAAACCCCTATCAATGGGAATGCTATCAACACCTATGGTGATGAAGCAGCGATTGGGCAAGTAGGTGGGGTGAACATTCACCGTACTGGCTACAAAGAATCTGAGCTTACTGACTATAATGTGCAAAATATCAGAGCAGATGCTACACTATACTACCGTATTACAGATAAGATTGAAGCATCTTATATGGTCAAGTATGCAGATGGTAATGGGGTATTGAGCGGAGGTAACCGTTATAGTTACCGTCCTCAGTTTGTGATTAACAAATTAGAATTAAAAGGAAGTAATTTTTTCTTGCGAGCTTACAATATGGACCAAAGAATGGGGTCTGGCTCTTATGATTTAAGTACGGCTGCCACCTCATTGCAAAACCAGAGTAAAGACAATACTACCTGGCTTACCGATTACACTACGGCTTACAACAGCAACGGTGGAAACCACGCCTTGGCGCGTGCAGCCGCAGATAAAGGACGTTTGACCATGAGTTCGCCTGAATTTGAAACCATCAGAAATAAAATACCTGCCGAAGGTGGAGGTGCTTTTATAGAAGAAGGACGCATTACTCACGTAGAAGGGCAATATGATTTTACCTCGTTGTTCAACGATGTGGTAGGGGTAACCGTAGGCGCCAGTTACCGTCGTTTTCAGGTAGAATCAAACGGAACTATCTTTGACGACAGAGGAGACAAAGGACCAGTAAGTTATTATGACATAGGTGGGTATATTCAAGTAACCAAATCATTTCTTGATGAGAAATTGAAGGTAGTAGCTTCTGGGCGTTATGACAAGAGCGAATTCTTTGATGGCCTGATTACTCCCAGAGCCTCTTTGGTGTTTAGCCCTACCAAACAGCATAACTTCCGTGCCTCTTACCAAACAGGCTTTAAAAATCCAATTTTTCAGGAACAATCCATCTTTTTCCCTATAGTACCTGGTGCATTGGTACTTGCCGGGGGTAGACAAGGTTTTCAGGATGCTGCTCATACTGGAACCAGGTTTGATATAAACACGTTTAGTGCCACAGGCGAACCGATTACTGTACCGTTTGTACAACCAGAAGAAGTTACCTCTATTGAATTTGGTTATAAAGGAATGCTCACTCCTGCCTTGTTTGTAGATGCAAGCTACAACCGAAATACTTATACCAACTTTATTGGCTTAGATTTGTCCAGAGGGGTATTGGCTTCTGACGGAGTGATTTATGCTTTTTATGAAAACCTGCCAGGAACATTTAGTACCCAAGGAGCTACTTTTGGTACAAACTATACCTTTGGCAAAGGTTTTACCGCAAGTGCTAATTATACATGGACTACGTTGGTTGATGAGCTACCAGTAGGTTTTGCCCCCAGTTTTAACACTCCTGAGCATAAAGTGAACCTTTCGTTTGGTAACCGCAAGTTAACTGACAAGTTAGGGTTTAACCTGGCATGGAGATGGCAAAGTGAGTTTGATTTCTTATTTAACCTAAGTGGACAAACAATTACGGGTAAAATAGGTACATTCAACACATTTGATGCCCAATTGACTTATAAGGTACGCCAGGGGTTTACGGCTAAAATTGGTGGTTCTAATATTTTCAACCAATACTATACCCAGGCATTGGGGGCCGCAGCTATTGGAGGAATGTATTACATTACTTTTACATTTGACCAGTTTGGGCGATAA
- a CDS encoding response regulator transcription factor, which produces MKILIVEDEQQLTAALVSYLKNEGYVCESVLNFEQATEKVHLYDYDIVILDIGLPDGNGLDLLKLLKKLRSQAGVLIISAKNSLDDKLAGLDLGADDYITKPFHLAELNARIKSILRRRNFEGNHEVIFQEIRVNTDKFETLVNGQLVVLTQKEQELLLYFISNKNRVLTKESIAEHLWGDHMDMADSFDFIYTHIKNLRRKIAQKGGKNYLQTVYGIGYKFTSI; this is translated from the coding sequence ATGAAAATTTTAATAGTGGAAGATGAGCAACAACTTACTGCAGCCTTGGTGAGTTACCTCAAAAATGAAGGGTATGTATGCGAGAGTGTATTGAACTTTGAGCAAGCAACCGAGAAGGTTCACCTATATGATTATGACATTGTGATTCTGGACATTGGTTTGCCCGATGGTAACGGCTTAGACCTGCTTAAACTCTTGAAAAAGTTACGCTCTCAGGCGGGAGTACTCATTATTTCTGCTAAGAATTCGTTGGATGATAAGCTGGCTGGATTAGATTTGGGGGCAGACGATTACATTACCAAACCTTTTCACCTGGCTGAGCTCAACGCCCGCATCAAATCTATATTACGTCGTAGAAACTTTGAAGGCAACCATGAAGTGATATTTCAAGAGATCAGGGTAAATACTGACAAGTTTGAAACGCTGGTAAATGGACAGTTGGTGGTGCTTACTCAAAAAGAACAAGAGTTATTATTGTATTTTATTAGCAATAAAAACCGGGTGCTTACTAAAGAGTCGATAGCAGAACATTTATGGGGCGACCACATGGACATGGCTGATTCTTTTGACTTTATCTATACACACATCAAGAATCTACGCCGTAAAATCGCTCAAAAAGGAGGTAAAAACTATTTACAGACAGTGTATGGCATTGGGTACAAGTTTACTAGTATTTGA
- a CDS encoding sensor histidine kinase codes for MKLLTKTTIYYVLIATLVFGVGGTVTYYTVLSLINEDISEYFDRKELNYMTKIASGRFTPRTHKTHGHSHHKGVKHDYFHHHFEETDQNLKLFHYGKSHNIYQFITPPAKITSEINDTTLTMGEWQISVRRKCVVRKVKNAYYKICIYKSLEEADDEIEAVIGTVVYLFVSLLIVMLVANYYLSRRLLQPFHQTLGAIKGFRVTNTAPLELQQSNILEFEELNTLVLDMTDKIRDDYRNLKEFTENASHEIQTPLAIIKSKIELLIQSSLNDEQMQHLQSIYEVSNRLSKINKALLLLAKIENQQFQQTHTIDLGELVTKHLQNFQELIEMKNICLKTDLQTSAQISFNPVLADVLISNLLSNAIRHNYQGGEIIVGLTHNVLKINNTGTTDGIKGEAMFERFKKGNNANNSVGLGLSIVKKICDTNQIDIVHLYRTSVHEFQITF; via the coding sequence ATGAAATTACTCACTAAAACTACTATTTATTATGTACTGATTGCCACGCTTGTATTTGGCGTGGGGGGCACTGTTACCTATTACACAGTGTTATCGCTTATCAATGAAGACATCAGCGAATACTTTGATCGGAAAGAATTGAACTATATGACTAAAATAGCTTCAGGAAGGTTTACTCCTCGTACTCATAAAACTCACGGACATAGCCACCATAAGGGGGTAAAACACGACTACTTTCATCATCACTTCGAAGAAACTGACCAAAACCTCAAGTTATTTCACTATGGCAAAAGCCACAACATTTACCAATTTATTACACCACCAGCCAAAATAACTTCTGAAATAAACGATACAACTTTGACAATGGGGGAGTGGCAGATCAGTGTTAGACGTAAATGTGTGGTGCGAAAAGTGAAAAATGCCTACTATAAAATATGTATCTATAAATCTTTAGAAGAAGCTGACGATGAAATAGAAGCTGTCATTGGTACTGTAGTTTACTTGTTTGTATCGTTGCTTATAGTAATGTTGGTCGCAAACTATTATTTATCACGTCGTTTATTGCAGCCTTTTCACCAAACACTTGGTGCTATCAAGGGTTTTAGGGTAACCAATACTGCCCCTCTTGAGCTTCAACAGTCAAATATTCTCGAGTTTGAGGAGTTGAACACTTTAGTACTTGATATGACAGATAAAATAAGGGACGATTACCGAAATTTGAAAGAGTTTACCGAAAACGCTTCCCATGAGATACAAACCCCTTTGGCAATTATTAAATCCAAAATAGAACTTTTGATCCAGTCATCGCTGAATGATGAGCAAATGCAACATCTGCAATCTATTTATGAGGTGTCTAACCGACTGTCGAAAATAAACAAAGCATTGTTGTTATTGGCTAAAATAGAAAACCAGCAATTTCAGCAAACCCATACTATTGATTTGGGCGAATTGGTAACAAAGCACCTGCAAAACTTTCAGGAGTTGATAGAAATGAAAAATATTTGTTTGAAAACCGACCTGCAAACAAGTGCTCAAATTAGCTTTAACCCAGTATTGGCCGATGTGCTCATTTCCAATTTGTTGAGCAATGCCATTAGGCATAACTATCAAGGAGGGGAAATTATAGTAGGCTTGACACACAATGTACTGAAGATAAATAACACTGGCACAACAGATGGTATCAAGGGTGAGGCAATGTTTGAACGTTTTAAAAAAGGGAATAATGCCAACAACTCGGTGGGTTTGGGGTTATCCATTGTAAAAAAAATATGTGATACCAATCAAATAGACATTGTGCATTTGTACAGGACGAGCGTGCATGAGTTCCAAATAACGTTTTAG
- a CDS encoding SpoIIE family protein phosphatase, translated as MKITKAIFCIIIGFLGTVTAQTLPNDSWQKTQANGKGTITVLWHDAKPFHYYDEAGKHTGIDHDLMVAMTRFVEAKYKVKLDIQWHKAQTYAEFYNSIKDGTGGIFGAAAFSITPERKKVMRFSPTYMPDIEIIVSHPELPTFNSIGELINSPDFTKYTAVSVKNTTFDKSLVALKNKLAPNLSVKYVTNTHEIVQTINQNPYHFGYIHLPIYALALKNGLRLKRQKLLQIQREGYAVMYPLKSDWGKVIEEFFNSTEFKPLINKVTKQHVGTQVKDLIWDVSAKNNKELALLTKENELQSLRLKKNQLEIEQSKLRLERQAFYQVMLIVGVVIILILGVVLYSRYQIKQRSNQALRDKNTEIKKQRDEIELMHTELKDSISYAQQIQQAMMPHQTRLTQAFPENFVIYRPKEMLSGNFYWLNDRQNLKLLAVADCAGRGVPGAFLTMMGTLMLNHVVRESKRTTPEDALTLMDKLVQRTLTSDAANLAIDISLCCIDYHKKIIKFTGAHSSLFIVNNGRLKQIQGDKHPVGKGLYNAKNPLTMNLIEFEKGDVLYLLTNGFQNQLGGNNGHNKKFMLLRIKDLLVEINSQPLEEQKQRLENELEKWRGQNEQTDDILMLGVQL; from the coding sequence GTGAAGATAACCAAAGCAATTTTTTGTATCATTATTGGGTTTTTGGGTACAGTTACTGCCCAAACACTGCCCAACGATTCCTGGCAAAAAACGCAAGCCAATGGCAAAGGTACAATCACTGTACTGTGGCACGACGCCAAACCCTTTCATTATTATGATGAAGCAGGCAAGCATACTGGCATCGATCATGACCTGATGGTAGCGATGACACGTTTTGTTGAAGCCAAATACAAAGTAAAACTTGACATACAATGGCACAAAGCCCAAACTTATGCCGAATTTTATAACAGTATAAAGGATGGAACTGGAGGTATATTTGGAGCTGCGGCATTCTCAATTACTCCTGAGCGTAAAAAAGTCATGCGCTTTTCGCCAACTTATATGCCCGATATTGAAATTATTGTGTCACACCCTGAGTTGCCCACTTTTAACAGCATTGGGGAGTTGATCAACTCTCCTGATTTTACAAAATATACTGCTGTTTCGGTTAAAAATACCACCTTTGACAAAAGCCTTGTAGCACTCAAAAACAAGTTAGCCCCCAACTTGTCAGTAAAGTATGTTACCAATACTCACGAGATTGTTCAAACAATCAACCAAAACCCCTATCACTTTGGCTACATACATTTGCCCATATATGCCTTGGCGCTAAAAAATGGCTTACGCCTGAAACGCCAAAAACTTTTACAGATTCAACGGGAGGGGTATGCAGTGATGTATCCGCTAAAAAGTGACTGGGGAAAGGTGATAGAGGAATTTTTTAATAGTACTGAGTTTAAACCCTTGATTAACAAGGTTACCAAGCAACACGTGGGCACGCAGGTAAAAGACCTGATATGGGATGTATCGGCAAAAAACAATAAAGAACTTGCTTTACTTACTAAAGAAAATGAGCTGCAAAGCCTACGCCTTAAGAAAAATCAGCTAGAGATAGAACAAAGCAAACTGCGCTTAGAACGACAGGCTTTTTACCAGGTAATGCTCATTGTGGGGGTGGTGATTATACTTATTCTGGGAGTGGTGCTTTATAGTCGTTATCAGATCAAGCAAAGGAGCAATCAAGCATTGCGGGACAAAAATACTGAAATAAAAAAACAACGGGATGAAATAGAGCTAATGCATACCGAGCTCAAGGATAGTATTTCGTATGCACAACAAATTCAACAGGCAATGATGCCTCACCAAACTCGGCTTACTCAGGCATTTCCCGAAAATTTTGTCATTTATCGCCCCAAGGAGATGCTCAGTGGTAATTTTTATTGGCTCAATGACCGACAAAACTTAAAACTACTTGCTGTAGCCGACTGTGCCGGACGTGGAGTACCAGGGGCTTTTCTTACAATGATGGGTACTTTGATGCTTAATCATGTGGTAAGAGAGAGTAAGCGTACCACCCCAGAAGATGCACTCACGTTGATGGATAAACTAGTGCAGCGTACCTTGACTTCTGATGCGGCAAACCTGGCCATTGATATTTCGCTATGCTGCATAGATTATCACAAAAAAATAATCAAATTTACTGGTGCTCATAGTTCACTTTTTATAGTAAATAACGGGAGGTTGAAACAAATTCAAGGAGATAAACATCCGGTAGGTAAAGGTTTGTACAATGCTAAAAATCCATTGACGATGAACCTGATTGAGTTTGAAAAAGGGGATGTATTGTATTTGTTAACCAATGGTTTTCAGAACCAACTTGGTGGAAATAATGGGCATAATAAAAAGTTTATGCTTCTTAGAATCAAAGATTTACTGGTAGAAATTAACAGTCAGCCGTTGGAGGAACAAAAGCAACGCCTCGAAAATGAACTGGAAAAATGGCGAGGACAAAATGAACAAACTGATGATATTTTGATGTTGGGCGTACAGCTTTAG
- a CDS encoding energy transducer TonB → MENKLNKPSDINKRSHSINSLTENGGLFFAIGFALACFVTIVAFEWKVQIAPPSIDITNPDQHEVIALKLLPAPAVPSPAIVPVNHQIKKANKYQKFESEEDFGQKLLPTPFVPTPAKELIIEEVKDVDLAVLSCDLPIPPEPIVGSPDPMISCGGNQVIKCILFIEQRPQPVGGYPAFYKYVRKNLVYPSQARRLGIEGSVFVKFIVTKEGYLTHFKVLKGVGAGCNEEAIRVLKTAPKWIPGKQRGVAVNTKFTIPIEFTLN, encoded by the coding sequence ATGGAAAATAAGTTGAACAAACCCAGTGATATAAATAAGCGATCGCATAGTATAAACAGCCTTACCGAAAACGGGGGGCTGTTTTTTGCCATAGGTTTTGCCTTGGCTTGTTTTGTAACTATAGTGGCGTTTGAATGGAAGGTACAAATAGCCCCACCTTCTATTGATATAACCAACCCTGATCAACATGAAGTAATTGCTCTAAAGCTCTTACCCGCACCTGCGGTGCCTTCTCCGGCAATTGTGCCCGTAAACCACCAGATAAAAAAGGCAAACAAGTATCAAAAGTTTGAGTCTGAAGAAGATTTTGGTCAAAAGCTTTTACCTACGCCTTTTGTACCCACACCAGCCAAGGAGTTGATAATAGAAGAAGTGAAAGATGTTGATCTTGCCGTCTTATCGTGTGACTTGCCTATACCTCCAGAGCCCATTGTTGGCTCGCCTGATCCTATGATAAGTTGTGGTGGCAATCAGGTCATTAAATGTATACTTTTTATCGAGCAACGCCCCCAGCCTGTTGGAGGGTATCCAGCATTTTACAAGTATGTGCGCAAAAACCTTGTGTACCCCAGTCAAGCACGCCGCCTAGGTATCGAGGGCAGTGTTTTCGTTAAGTTTATTGTTACAAAAGAAGGATACCTTACTCACTTCAAAGTATTGAAAGGCGTTGGGGCAGGATGTAACGAAGAAGCAATACGGGTATTAAAAACTGCACCTAAATGGATACCAGGCAAACAAAGAGGTGTAGCTGTAAATACCAAGTTTACTATACCTATAGAATTTACCTTGAACTAA
- a CDS encoding energy transducer TonB has product METKKNPQVDLTRKRGLFFTIGLVITCLFVISAFEWKSYAEITKVNFTEDESFEELIEIPITDIKQPPPVIQQPEVVEVPDTEDLEQDIEVNLDVEFTEEAPPKAVIIPKNQDPPVIKEEKPDVTVFFTSEVQAAPKGGYTAFYKYVQKNLKYPPQARRIGIEGKVVVQFIIEKDGSLTDIKVLKGIGSGCDEEAVRVLKAAPHWNPGKQRGNPVRVRRALPIKFSLR; this is encoded by the coding sequence ATGGAAACTAAAAAAAACCCGCAAGTAGACTTGACCCGAAAAAGAGGTTTATTTTTCACGATAGGACTAGTGATCACTTGCCTGTTTGTGATTTCAGCTTTTGAGTGGAAATCGTATGCAGAAATTACAAAAGTAAACTTTACGGAAGATGAGTCTTTTGAAGAATTAATAGAGATTCCTATTACTGATATAAAACAGCCACCACCCGTAATACAACAACCTGAGGTAGTAGAAGTACCTGATACAGAAGACTTGGAACAAGACATAGAAGTTAACCTGGATGTAGAATTTACTGAAGAGGCACCTCCCAAGGCAGTCATTATACCCAAGAACCAAGACCCTCCTGTGATCAAAGAAGAAAAGCCAGACGTAACAGTCTTTTTCACCTCAGAAGTGCAAGCTGCCCCTAAAGGAGGATATACCGCGTTCTATAAATATGTACAAAAAAACCTAAAATACCCTCCACAAGCACGCCGAATTGGAATAGAGGGTAAAGTAGTGGTTCAATTTATTATAGAAAAAGATGGTAGCCTTACCGACATTAAGGTATTGAAGGGAATAGGCTCAGGTTGCGACGAAGAGGCTGTACGGGTCTTGAAAGCAGCACCTCACTGGAACCCTGGTAAGCAAAGAGGCAATCCAGTACGAGTGCGTCGTGCATTGCCCATTAAATTTAGCTTGCGTTAA
- a CDS encoding SLC13 family permease, with the protein MNTAIPLSRQLGLFAGPLLFLLIIWVTPETPFLGVPAFHTLAVGTWMIVWWVTEAVALPVTALLPIVLFPLTGVLPIKEAAASYANPIIFLFMGGFMLALALEKWKLHLRIALNIVRLTGTNANGIIMGFMLATAALSMWISNTATTVMMLPIGVSVIEILRSKEPNQHLSKGTRYFSLSMMLGIAYAANIGGIATIIGTPPNTVLAGVLNEKFGYTIDFARWLAFGFPLMLVLLGIAYLFLVKILYPNRLGNFEGAQQVIKGELAKLGKISKAERIVLALFLTTALAWIFKNALNSAFPAWKLTDATIAMVVTVALFVIPVDYKKGVFVLEWKDTERLPWGILLLFGGGLSLATALSKVGIIGVIGDGVAVVSGALSIPVIFLILIALMLFMTEIMSNVALTAVLVPVVAGIAVGLNENPLWMTIPVTIASSCAFMLPMATPPNAIVFASGHIKVSQMMRVGIWLNLIAVLLLALLANTVLPYVFDIQRGVLPVWAK; encoded by the coding sequence TTGAATACTGCCATTCCCTTAAGCCGACAATTAGGACTCTTTGCTGGCCCTTTGCTTTTTTTGCTCATTATCTGGGTTACACCCGAAACCCCATTTCTGGGTGTACCTGCTTTTCATACCCTTGCTGTGGGTACCTGGATGATCGTTTGGTGGGTCACCGAAGCAGTTGCTTTGCCAGTAACCGCTCTTTTGCCCATCGTATTGTTTCCGCTGACAGGTGTATTACCCATCAAAGAAGCGGCTGCTTCTTATGCCAATCCTATTATATTCCTGTTCATGGGAGGTTTTATGCTGGCTCTTGCCCTCGAAAAATGGAAATTACACTTGCGTATTGCGCTTAATATTGTGCGCCTCACCGGAACCAACGCCAACGGCATCATTATGGGTTTTATGCTGGCCACTGCTGCCTTAAGCATGTGGATCAGCAACACCGCCACTACTGTTATGATGTTGCCCATTGGTGTATCAGTCATTGAAATTTTGCGCAGCAAAGAACCCAACCAACACCTGAGCAAAGGCACACGCTACTTTTCATTGTCTATGATGCTAGGCATTGCTTATGCAGCAAATATTGGCGGGATTGCCACCATTATAGGTACACCACCCAACACGGTACTGGCAGGCGTGCTCAACGAAAAATTTGGCTATACTATAGACTTTGCCCGTTGGCTTGCTTTTGGGTTTCCGTTGATGTTGGTTTTGTTAGGAATTGCTTATTTGTTTTTGGTAAAAATATTATACCCCAATCGTTTAGGAAATTTTGAAGGTGCCCAACAAGTGATTAAAGGTGAGCTTGCTAAATTAGGTAAAATAAGCAAAGCCGAGCGCATAGTATTGGCATTGTTTCTAACCACTGCGTTGGCTTGGATTTTCAAAAATGCCTTGAACAGTGCTTTTCCTGCCTGGAAACTCACCGATGCTACCATTGCTATGGTGGTTACTGTAGCGTTGTTTGTAATTCCGGTAGATTATAAAAAGGGGGTATTTGTGCTGGAATGGAAAGATACTGAGCGTTTACCCTGGGGGATTTTACTTCTTTTTGGTGGAGGCTTAAGCCTGGCTACGGCCTTGTCTAAAGTAGGGATTATTGGAGTAATAGGTGATGGAGTAGCCGTGGTAAGTGGTGCGTTGAGTATTCCTGTGATTTTTCTGATTCTTATTGCTTTGATGTTATTTATGACCGAGATTATGAGTAATGTAGCACTTACAGCAGTACTGGTGCCTGTGGTAGCGGGCATAGCGGTAGGGCTCAACGAAAACCCACTTTGGATGACCATTCCTGTAACTATTGCTTCAAGCTGTGCTTTTATGTTGCCTATGGCCACCCCACCCAATGCTATAGTGTTTGCCAGCGGGCATATCAAAGTATCGCAAATGATGAGAGTAGGCATTTGGCTCAACCTTATTGCAGTATTACTGTTGGCATTGCTTGCCAATACTGTATTGCCCTATGTCTTTGACATTCAGCGAGGAGTATTACCTGTTTGGGCAAAGTAG